In bacterium, the following proteins share a genomic window:
- a CDS encoding ribosomal L7Ae/L30e/S12e/Gadd45 family protein translates to MSSGRQVDADRDGFRDVNAAGNVDSARLLGLLGLALRAGKLQMGMSAVEQAVHRGKLPLVILAADMGPSQRNRALRLEPVRGFVTNAVTGADLATALGRNKLSIVSVCDPGFVDGIRKLG, encoded by the coding sequence TTGAGCAGCGGCAGGCAGGTCGACGCCGACAGGGACGGCTTCAGGGACGTCAACGCGGCGGGCAATGTCGATTCGGCCCGGTTGCTGGGCCTGCTGGGCCTGGCCCTGCGGGCCGGCAAGCTGCAGATGGGCATGAGCGCGGTCGAGCAGGCCGTGCATCGGGGGAAGCTGCCGCTGGTGATCCTGGCGGCTGATATGGGGCCATCGCAGCGCAACCGTGCGCTGCGGCTGGAGCCGGTACGCGGGTTCGTGACCAACGCGGTCACGGGCGCCGACCTGGCGACGGCGCTGGGGCGCAACAAGCTCTCGATCGTGAGCGTGTGCGACCCGGGTTTCGTCGACGGGATCCGGAAACTGGGGTGA
- the nusA gene encoding transcription termination factor NusA has product MDHNVLNALTEIVREKNIDKAIIIESLEAGLQSAARKKLGAEANIYAKVDPVTGEMTVEMVKTVVEELDDPDTDISLEEAQLEFGDEVGIGDEVRWELPLQDFGRNAILVAKQILVQKVREAERAQIFEEYKNRVNEIIVGTVQQVDRGNVLVNLGRTEAMMPFREQIRGEKLHQGKTVRCFIIEVLDNAKGPQVILSRSHPGFLKALFEQEVPEIQEKIVEIKAVAREPGTRSKIAVVSNDDRVDPVGSCVGMKGSRVQAVTRELSGERVDIVPWSQEPSLMIARALSPAIVSNILLHRDRNEATVIVADDQLSKAIGKEGKNVRLAAKLTEWKIDLVSAREFGIRQRVVDEMSMKLSEMEGITPELLVVLEASGIDSIDALADVPYADLIKVPGVDEDLAETLQSTAQVTSDELKKLIEKTINEELAKEVAAEKPLFDESALAEGAMESDETLAAFEQGDVPMPKGELFKDFPEGDAAEEKEEPKVDPFANTELDD; this is encoded by the coding sequence ATGGACCACAACGTCCTGAACGCCCTGACGGAAATCGTCAGGGAAAAGAACATCGACAAGGCGATCATCATCGAGTCGCTCGAGGCCGGCCTGCAGTCGGCTGCCCGCAAGAAGCTGGGCGCCGAGGCGAACATCTACGCCAAGGTCGATCCGGTGACGGGCGAGATGACCGTCGAGATGGTCAAGACCGTGGTCGAGGAACTGGACGACCCGGACACCGACATCTCGCTGGAAGAGGCGCAGCTCGAGTTCGGCGATGAGGTGGGTATCGGCGACGAAGTGCGCTGGGAGCTGCCCCTGCAGGACTTCGGGCGCAACGCCATCCTGGTCGCGAAGCAGATCCTGGTTCAGAAGGTCCGCGAGGCGGAGCGCGCGCAGATCTTCGAGGAGTACAAGAACCGGGTCAACGAGATCATCGTGGGCACCGTGCAGCAGGTCGACCGCGGCAACGTGCTGGTGAACCTGGGCCGCACCGAGGCCATGATGCCGTTCCGCGAGCAGATCCGCGGCGAGAAGCTGCACCAGGGCAAGACGGTGCGCTGTTTCATCATCGAGGTGCTCGACAACGCCAAGGGTCCGCAGGTGATCCTGTCGCGCAGCCATCCCGGGTTCCTGAAGGCGCTGTTCGAACAGGAAGTGCCCGAGATCCAGGAGAAGATCGTCGAGATCAAGGCCGTGGCGCGCGAGCCGGGAACGCGCTCTAAGATCGCCGTGGTGAGCAACGACGACCGCGTGGATCCCGTGGGCTCGTGCGTGGGCATGAAGGGCAGCCGTGTGCAGGCCGTCACCCGCGAGCTGTCGGGCGAGCGCGTCGACATCGTGCCCTGGAGCCAGGAGCCGAGCCTGATGATCGCGCGCGCCCTGAGCCCGGCCATCGTCAGCAACATCCTGCTGCACCGCGACCGCAACGAGGCCACGGTCATCGTTGCCGACGACCAGCTCAGCAAGGCCATCGGCAAGGAGGGCAAGAATGTCCGCCTGGCCGCCAAGCTGACCGAGTGGAAGATCGACCTCGTGTCGGCGCGCGAGTTCGGCATCCGCCAGCGCGTGGTCGACGAGATGAGCATGAAGCTCTCCGAGATGGAGGGCATCACGCCCGAGCTGCTGGTCGTGCTCGAGGCCTCGGGCATCGACTCGATCGACGCCCTGGCCGACGTGCCGTACGCCGACCTGATCAAGGTGCCGGGCGTGGACGAGGACCTTGCCGAGACGCTGCAGTCGACGGCCCAGGTCACCTCCGACGAGCTGAAGAAGCTCATCGAGAAGACCATCAACGAAGAGCTGGCCAAGGAAGTCGCGGCCGAGAAGCCGCTGTTCGACGAGTCGGCGCTGGCCGAGGGCGCCATGGAGTCGGACGAGACGCTGGCCGCGTTCGAGCAGGGCGACGTGCCCATGCCGAAGGGCGAACTGTTCAAGGACTTCCCCGAAGGCGACGCCGCCGAAGAGAAGGAAGAGCCCAAGGTCGACCCGTTCGCCAACACGGAACTGGACGACTAG
- a CDS encoding T9SS type A sorting domain-containing protein, protein MTRLNTALTMTTLLLVTSLAHATDPVEIPWAPRGLVGADVHVVELMSGDLYVGASDGLHILDLPTGTWLPLTREGAAGWPVTAVGRSPYREDRVITGRVDDGGLGAIALTALADGVTEVRLGGLPGPLSKVDFSAYFDNYRLWACVPGVGAAGSAFQSGDNGDTWVPLTGHGLEHPIGFSSAIEFGTGWPPLVRFYLAGDTGVAWTNDHGLSWVPDGDGLPAEPVLDLFVEDDLVYGIPDKTLGPTFGFAATDAGLYFRNSESDPWESILSDACRKVRFVGGPASFSGRIYVLTDDRRLLSSDIVSGGDGSTTVGDWIDWSANLDDVITDFDAHFSFLAVGTEADGVFTKAWQQSSAADLPAAPDLALRTAPNPFNPATTLSFQAPTAGPARLAIYDLQGRLVEVLLDGDVAAGPVQREWRPSGRASGVFMARLECGGAVAARRLALVR, encoded by the coding sequence ATGACGAGACTGAACACCGCCTTGACGATGACCACCCTGCTGCTGGTCACAAGCCTGGCCCACGCCACCGATCCGGTCGAGATACCCTGGGCACCGCGCGGCCTGGTTGGCGCGGACGTGCACGTTGTCGAGCTCATGTCGGGTGATCTCTACGTGGGCGCCTCCGATGGACTGCACATCCTCGACCTCCCGACAGGAACCTGGCTGCCGCTGACGCGCGAAGGCGCGGCCGGCTGGCCGGTGACGGCGGTCGGCCGTTCGCCGTACCGCGAAGACCGCGTCATCACCGGTCGCGTGGACGACGGAGGGCTGGGCGCCATCGCCCTGACTGCGTTGGCCGATGGCGTGACCGAAGTGCGCCTGGGTGGACTGCCGGGCCCGCTGTCGAAGGTGGACTTTTCCGCGTATTTCGACAATTACCGGCTGTGGGCCTGCGTACCCGGCGTCGGTGCTGCCGGGAGTGCCTTCCAGTCGGGCGACAACGGCGACACCTGGGTGCCGTTGACCGGGCACGGGCTCGAACATCCGATCGGATTCTCCTCGGCGATCGAGTTTGGCACCGGGTGGCCGCCGCTCGTGCGTTTCTACCTCGCGGGCGACACCGGGGTGGCGTGGACCAATGATCACGGCCTGTCCTGGGTGCCCGATGGTGACGGCCTGCCGGCAGAGCCGGTGCTTGACCTGTTTGTCGAGGACGACCTGGTCTACGGCATTCCGGACAAGACCCTGGGCCCCACGTTCGGTTTCGCAGCGACGGACGCCGGCCTCTATTTTCGCAACTCGGAATCGGACCCCTGGGAATCGATCCTGTCGGATGCGTGCCGCAAGGTGCGCTTCGTCGGCGGTCCCGCCAGTTTCTCCGGCCGGATCTACGTCCTGACCGACGATCGGCGCCTGCTCAGCAGTGACATCGTGAGTGGCGGCGACGGCAGCACCACTGTTGGTGACTGGATCGACTGGTCGGCCAACCTCGACGACGTCATCACGGACTTCGACGCGCATTTCTCGTTCCTGGCCGTCGGCACCGAGGCTGATGGCGTGTTCACGAAGGCCTGGCAGCAGTCCTCTGCGGCGGACCTGCCGGCCGCCCCGGACCTCGCCCTGCGGACGGCGCCCAACCCGTTCAATCCGGCGACGACCCTCAGCTTCCAGGCGCCGACCGCGGGCCCTGCCCGCCTGGCGATCTACGACCTGCAGGGACGGCTGGTGGAGGTGCTGCTGGACGGGGACGTGGCGGCCGGACCGGTGCAGCGGGAGTGGCGGCCGTCGGGCCGGGCCAGCGGCGTGTTCATGGCGCGGCTGGAATGCGGCGGGGCGGTGGCCGCGCGGCGCCTGGCGCTGGTGCGCTGA
- a CDS encoding class I SAM-dependent methyltransferase, whose product MSDDRDFSNAYDDAARAASYDQLEYPATYHLAFRDIPELVKRHAPAQGRRALDFGCGAGRSTRFLKQLGYEACGADISAAMLDLARGRDPQGLYVQVADGDLGAHVPGPFDLILSAFTFDNVPGWEKKVALLSQLRARLAPGGRLVNLLSSPDIYTHEWLSFSTKDFPENHQARTGDVVRIIMLDVPDRRPVDDVLWERADFLEVYRRAGLKRVEEHYPLGRRDEPFAWVSECDVAPWVIDVLGAAG is encoded by the coding sequence ATGAGCGACGATCGCGACTTCAGCAACGCCTACGACGACGCCGCGCGCGCCGCCTCGTACGACCAGCTCGAGTACCCGGCCACGTACCATCTGGCGTTCCGCGACATCCCGGAGCTGGTGAAGCGGCACGCGCCGGCGCAGGGACGCCGCGCGCTGGACTTCGGCTGCGGCGCGGGCCGCTCCACGCGCTTCCTGAAGCAGCTGGGCTACGAGGCCTGCGGCGCCGACATCTCGGCGGCGATGCTCGACCTGGCGCGCGGCCGCGACCCGCAGGGCCTGTACGTGCAGGTGGCCGACGGCGACCTCGGTGCGCACGTGCCCGGGCCGTTCGACCTGATCCTCTCGGCCTTCACCTTCGACAACGTGCCCGGCTGGGAGAAGAAGGTGGCGCTCCTGTCGCAGCTGCGCGCGCGGCTGGCGCCCGGCGGCCGCCTGGTGAACCTGCTTTCGTCGCCCGACATCTACACGCACGAGTGGCTCTCGTTCTCGACGAAGGATTTCCCGGAGAACCACCAGGCACGCACGGGCGATGTGGTGCGCATCATCATGCTCGACGTGCCCGATCGTCGCCCGGTCGACGACGTGCTCTGGGAGCGGGCCGATTTCCTGGAAGTGTACCGGCGCGCGGGGCTGAAGCGGGTGGAGGAGCATTACCCGCTCGGGCGCCGCGACGAGCCGTTCGCCTGGGTCAGCGAATGCGATGTGGCGCCGTGGGTCATCGACGTGCTGGGGGCTGCCGGCTGA
- a CDS encoding ABC transporter permease, with amino-acid sequence MQRAWGRADTLASRDENTPRRGARYIDFLIPGLIGLNLMGSGLWGIGFSVVIARTNKLLKRLAATPMRRGDYLLSIALSRLAFLGLEVLAIAGAGRLLFGVEVAGSIVALGLVSLLGALSFGGIGLLVAARPRTMEAVSGWMNLVQLPMWLLSGTFFSYERFPEFALPFIRALPLTALNDALRGIMNDGLGLGALWAPVLILLAWGVVGFGVAVRIFRWQ; translated from the coding sequence GTGCAGCGCGCCTGGGGCCGGGCCGACACGCTGGCCTCGCGCGACGAGAACACGCCGCGCCGCGGCGCACGCTACATCGACTTCCTCATCCCGGGGCTCATCGGCCTGAACCTGATGGGCAGCGGCCTGTGGGGCATCGGCTTCTCGGTCGTGATCGCACGCACGAACAAGCTGCTCAAGCGGCTGGCCGCCACGCCCATGCGGCGGGGCGACTACCTGCTGTCCATCGCGCTGTCGCGGCTGGCGTTCCTGGGGCTCGAGGTGCTGGCCATCGCCGGCGCCGGAAGGCTGCTGTTCGGCGTGGAGGTGGCCGGGTCCATCGTGGCGCTCGGGCTGGTGTCGCTGCTGGGTGCGCTCAGCTTCGGCGGCATCGGCCTGCTGGTGGCCGCGCGGCCCCGCACCATGGAAGCCGTGAGCGGCTGGATGAACCTGGTGCAGCTGCCGATGTGGCTGCTGTCGGGCACCTTCTTCAGCTACGAGCGTTTCCCGGAGTTTGCCCTGCCGTTCATCCGCGCGCTGCCGCTGACGGCGCTGAACGATGCGCTGCGCGGGATCATGAACGACGGCCTCGGCCTGGGCGCGCTGTGGGCGCCGGTGCTCATCCTCCTGGCCTGGGGCGTGGTCGGGTTCGGCGTGGCGGTACGGATCTTTCGCTGGCAGTGA
- a CDS encoding ABC transporter ATP-binding protein, giving the protein MTPLAPNATTAAVSCRGLVKRYPDVLAVDGLDLDVLPGECFGLLGPNGAGKTTTVEMLEGLTTPDGGTITLLGEQWGRGRDRQLRQQVGVALQETKLSEKLTVRETVRLFRSFFEQGRDIEDVIEVAGLQEKRSARVGKLSGGQKQRLALACALVGAPKLLFLDEPTTGLDPQARLHVWELVEQFKAQGGTVILTTHYMEEAARLCDRVAIVDHGRIIAQDTPAALIASLGASQIVTFTIDGEPGDGVLAESALAALPGVRSVTPQQAAWVLSVDQAGATLPAIIALLESRGLRMDSLSTHQATLEDVFVHLTGRGLREQ; this is encoded by the coding sequence GTGACCCCGCTCGCGCCCAACGCCACCACCGCCGCCGTCTCCTGCCGCGGCCTCGTCAAGCGCTACCCCGACGTGCTGGCCGTCGACGGCCTGGACCTCGATGTGCTGCCGGGCGAGTGCTTCGGGCTGCTGGGGCCCAACGGCGCCGGCAAGACCACAACCGTCGAGATGCTCGAGGGCCTGACCACGCCCGACGGCGGCACCATCACGCTGCTCGGCGAGCAGTGGGGGCGGGGTCGCGACCGGCAGTTGCGCCAGCAGGTGGGCGTGGCGCTGCAGGAGACCAAGCTCTCGGAGAAGCTGACCGTGCGCGAGACGGTGCGGCTGTTCCGCAGCTTCTTCGAGCAGGGGCGCGACATCGAGGATGTGATCGAGGTGGCCGGGCTGCAGGAGAAGCGGTCGGCACGCGTGGGCAAGCTGTCGGGCGGGCAGAAGCAGCGGCTGGCGCTGGCCTGTGCGCTGGTCGGCGCGCCGAAGCTGCTGTTCCTCGACGAACCGACGACGGGGCTGGACCCGCAGGCACGGCTGCACGTGTGGGAACTGGTGGAGCAGTTCAAGGCGCAGGGCGGCACCGTCATCCTGACCACGCACTACATGGAGGAAGCCGCGCGGCTGTGCGACCGGGTGGCCATTGTCGACCACGGGCGCATCATCGCGCAGGACACGCCGGCGGCGCTCATCGCCTCGCTGGGTGCCAGCCAGATCGTCACCTTCACGATTGATGGCGAGCCGGGTGACGGCGTTCTCGCCGAAAGCGCGCTCGCCGCTCTGCCGGGGGTGCGCTCGGTGACGCCGCAGCAGGCCGCCTGGGTGCTGAGCGTGGACCAGGCCGGCGCCACGCTGCCGGCGATCATCGCGCTGCTGGAATCGCGCGGGTTGCGCATGGACAGCCTCAGTACGCACCAGGCCACGCTCGAGGATGTCTTCGTGCACCTGACCGGGAGGGGCCTGCGTGAGCAGTAG
- a CDS encoding 50S ribosomal protein L28, with the protein MSRVCSVCGKGPQYGNRVSHAHNLTRHRWLPNLQKIKYELEGKVRRAYVCTRCIRTGTIKKVV; encoded by the coding sequence ATGAGCAGGGTATGCTCGGTCTGCGGCAAGGGCCCCCAGTACGGCAATCGCGTCAGCCACGCGCACAACTTGACGCGCCATCGCTGGTTGCCGAATCTGCAGAAGATCAAGTACGAACTCGAGGGCAAGGTCCGGCGCGCCTATGTGTGCACGCGTTGCATCCGCACCGGGACCATCAAGAAGGTCGTCTAG
- a CDS encoding peptidylprolyl isomerase, which produces MGEAFFAAEQVDSALVYLRRAVAVGGGKPRVRFNYANALEVAGLVDEADQQFRLFLKEEPKDPVGHFNYAIHMQKLGQLDAALASVDTALRLDPAMLTARVVKIQVLEDMARWDDALAAVAVLKSQDKSNQAELTAWEQRLAGRRDAARGAQAEGKIHLLHMVLNNRQLLDQVTAALAGGADFATLVVQHSHGAGAARGGDIGWIRPEEMMEPMRSAIQKLQPGETSPPIESKGLIHLFKRIP; this is translated from the coding sequence TTGGGCGAGGCCTTCTTCGCCGCCGAGCAGGTCGATTCGGCGCTTGTCTACCTGCGCCGCGCGGTGGCCGTGGGCGGCGGCAAGCCGCGGGTGCGCTTCAATTACGCCAACGCGCTCGAGGTGGCCGGCCTGGTCGACGAGGCGGATCAGCAATTCAGGTTGTTCCTGAAGGAAGAGCCGAAAGATCCCGTCGGGCACTTCAATTACGCGATCCACATGCAGAAGCTGGGACAGCTCGATGCCGCTCTCGCGTCGGTGGACACGGCCCTGCGCCTGGACCCGGCGATGCTCACCGCACGCGTGGTGAAGATCCAGGTCCTGGAGGACATGGCGCGCTGGGATGACGCCCTGGCCGCGGTCGCCGTCCTCAAGTCGCAGGACAAGTCGAACCAGGCCGAGCTGACGGCCTGGGAGCAGCGCCTGGCCGGTCGGCGCGACGCTGCCCGCGGCGCCCAGGCCGAGGGCAAGATCCACCTGCTGCACATGGTGCTGAACAATCGCCAGCTGCTCGACCAGGTGACGGCCGCACTGGCCGGCGGGGCGGACTTCGCCACGCTGGTGGTGCAGCATTCACACGGCGCGGGTGCGGCGCGGGGCGGGGACATCGGCTGGATCAGGCCGGAAGAGATGATGGAGCCGATGCGCAGCGCCATCCAGAAGTTGCAGCCAGGAGAAACAAGCCCCCCGATCGAGTCGAAGGGCTTGATTCACCTGTTCAAGCGGATTCCCTGA
- a CDS encoding response regulator, which produces MVTAEDGQLGRAQPVGGLVGLQDQRVLQVGQGLRPEALAGRDVGQQAVQPGLVQAALAQLHEELVGARGIAVGHREAGQPFEDADVAGIELQAFFPAGAGIGAAVVGQQGAAVPVQRFRFLGTDDQRTLGEAQGLRRIPGLQGDDGQRQQQVEAVAFSGQALQQRGARGFVLAAAVQVAAPRTGRGAAGGRRRGPLLGLGRRAGLGPGGAVRQGCQEPQDGGRDQRQRPGAAAETVKMARNRGIGTESAFHRQAGPLFFDDRIGVRGLDQVTGGRADNRPQNRPARTRVPEKRKPDGTQRGTDLRTREDIAMSEGAKPVILVVEDDPDLRTILRMQLTCHDFVVREAVNGLEGFQSMQAGTPDCVILDLMMPVLDGFGFLKRVRSLMTMVDVPILILTASEDERNKVRGYQYQADSYMSKPYDLDALTNEVRRLLATRTHGLS; this is translated from the coding sequence ATGGTTACCGCCGAGGATGGCCAGCTCGGCCGCGCTCAGCCAGTCGGCGGCCTGGTCGGGCTCCAGGACCAGCGCGTCCTGCAAGTGGGCCAGGGACTGCGTCCAGAGGCCCTTGCCGGCCGCGATGTCGGCCAGCAGGCGGTGCAGCCAGGCCTGGTCCAGGCCGCGCTGGCGCAGCTGCATGAGGAACTGGTAGGCGCGCGTGGGATCGCCGTCGGCCACCGAGAGGCGGGCCAGCCCTTCGAGGATGCCGACGTGGCCGGTATCGAGTTGCAGGCCTTTTTCCCAGCGGGCGCGGGCATCGGCGCCGCGGTTGTTGGCCAGCAGGGCGCGGCCGTTCCAGTACAGCGCTTCCGGTTCCTCGGGACCGACGACCAGCGCACGCTCGGAGAAGCGCAGGGCCTGCGCCGCATCCCCGGCCTGCAGGGCGATGACGGTCAACGGCAGCAGCAGGTCGAGGCGGTCGCCTTCAGTGGCCAGGCACTCCAGCAGCGCGGTGCGCGCGGCTTCGTGCTCGCCGCGGCGGTACAGGTCGCGGCCCCGCGAACAGGTCGTGGAGCCGCCGGTGGCCGGCGCCGGGGTCCGCTGCTGGGGCTCGGTCGCCGGGCCGGACTGGGCCCGGGCGGTGCCGTCCGGCAGGGCTGCCAGGAGCCCCAGGACGGCGGTCGCGACCAGCGCCAGCGACCGGGCGCGGCCGCTGAAACGGTGAAAATGGCGCGGAATCGCGGAATCGGCACTGAATCTGCATTCCATCGACAAGCAGGACCCCTCTTTTTCGACGATCGGATCGGTGTTCGAGGATTGGATCAAGTCACCGGCGGCCGGGCCGATAACCGGCCTCAGAACCGCCCCGCCCGGACGCGGGTTCCCGAAAAGCGAAAGCCCGACGGGACGCAACGGGGCACGGACCTGCGCACGAGGGAAGATATCGCCATGAGCGAAGGCGCGAAACCCGTAATCCTGGTCGTCGAGGACGATCCGGACCTGCGCACCATCCTGCGCATGCAGTTGACCTGCCATGACTTCGTCGTGCGCGAGGCCGTCAACGGGCTCGAGGGCTTCCAGTCGATGCAGGCGGGCACACCCGACTGCGTCATCCTCGACCTGATGATGCCGGTGCTCGACGGGTTCGGCTTCCTGAAGCGCGTGCGCAGCCTGATGACGATGGTCGATGTGCCGATCCTCATCCTGACCGCGAGCGAAGACGAGCGCAACAAGGTGCGCGGCTACCAGTACCAGGCCGACTCGTACATGAGCAAGCCCTACGACCTCGACGCGCTGACCAACGAAGTGCGCCGCCTGCTGGCGACGCGCACGCATGGTCTCTCCTGA
- the ftsA gene encoding cell division protein FtsA — MSQGRLIVACDFGTTMFRAIVTEVDEDGSFKVIGHAEEPAQGFHDGDFIDLGAGSGCIARLMAHVEEAADIFVTGFAYNISGSHLRSVRATAQLPIGPGPRPIRHSDLDEARTRASAMAIPFDHQILSVTPVEYAVDRVRGVIDPVGRVGSQLEMQAHLITGSRSVLHNIENAITTAKYKPLGEEIDILAVGAALLTARDRNEGTMLIDVGGQATNWAVYRKGAILASGTVALGGWHLTGDLAHGLRIPREEAEQVKRTRGVVLRSLVDQVPIEILFEERRPAETPGLVAAILEPRMEEIFTWVKNDFGDARELAALKAGVVLTGGGSRCRGTRALCEEVLDLPVRRAYTPAGLKDAASLPDGQWATALGLSLLYAVGEDDSPREEEQGGGSWLGRLRGRLRRPSRPEELAAEA; from the coding sequence ATGAGCCAGGGAAGGCTGATTGTCGCCTGTGATTTCGGCACCACCATGTTCCGCGCCATCGTCACCGAGGTGGACGAGGATGGCTCGTTCAAGGTGATCGGCCACGCCGAGGAGCCCGCGCAGGGCTTCCACGACGGCGATTTCATCGACCTCGGCGCCGGGTCCGGCTGCATTGCGCGGCTCATGGCGCACGTGGAGGAAGCCGCCGACATCTTCGTCACGGGCTTCGCCTACAACATCAGCGGCTCGCACCTGCGCTCGGTGCGGGCCACGGCGCAGCTGCCCATCGGCCCGGGGCCGCGGCCGATCCGCCATTCGGACCTGGACGAGGCGCGAACGCGCGCCAGCGCCATGGCCATTCCCTTCGATCATCAGATCCTCTCCGTGACGCCGGTCGAGTATGCGGTCGACCGCGTGCGCGGTGTCATCGACCCGGTGGGGCGCGTGGGCAGCCAGCTCGAGATGCAGGCGCACCTCATCACCGGTTCGCGCAGCGTGCTGCACAACATCGAAAACGCCATCACCACCGCCAAGTACAAGCCCCTGGGCGAGGAGATCGACATCCTGGCCGTGGGCGCTGCACTACTGACCGCGCGCGACCGCAATGAAGGCACCATGCTGATCGACGTGGGCGGCCAGGCCACGAACTGGGCGGTCTATCGCAAGGGCGCGATCCTGGCCAGCGGCACGGTGGCGCTCGGCGGCTGGCACCTGACCGGCGACCTGGCGCACGGCCTGCGCATCCCGCGCGAGGAGGCCGAGCAGGTCAAGCGCACCCGGGGCGTGGTGCTGCGGAGCCTGGTCGACCAGGTGCCCATCGAGATCCTGTTCGAGGAGCGCCGGCCCGCCGAGACGCCGGGCCTGGTCGCGGCCATCCTCGAACCGCGCATGGAAGAGATCTTCACCTGGGTCAAGAACGACTTCGGCGATGCCCGTGAGCTGGCCGCCCTCAAGGCCGGGGTCGTGCTCACCGGCGGCGGCAGCCGCTGCCGCGGCACGCGCGCGCTGTGCGAAGAGGTGCTCGACCTGCCGGTGCGGCGGGCCTACACGCCGGCCGGCCTGAAGGATGCCGCCAGCCTGCCCGACGGCCAGTGGGCCACGGCGCTGGGCCTGAGCCTGCTGTACGCCGTGGGCGAGGATGACTCTCCCCGCGAGGAGGAACAGGGCGGCGGCAGCTGGCTCGGCCGGCTCCGCGGCCGGCTCCGGCGCCCGTCCCGGCCGGAGGAACTCGCCGCCGAAGCCTGA
- a CDS encoding FtsQ-type POTRA domain-containing protein, with protein sequence MNTDLTEPGGERPAARPRPRRDVVFAVRRATPVRRRVPWRRWVAGAVIVLVAGAGGWWLTQSGVFAVSRVGTGAYRFTDERALKSALTPLLGRNLWALGAGDVKKALAPLPWVREVYVQRRLPGAVDLELIEWRPLLVVAETGAPADAPTLVLVEDGRVLPFPPRLPAPDLPVRTCRLVERSANGPARLPAESVPSVLELVAALESSGLEAVKPVDFVVAGPEGFGVVLRGREATLLVGREEFADRLTRYLTARAHVDSNLVVDLRFKDRLTVRPQPVVEDEDEDKDNAEGDEAADGDVPSGPASAAARKNKPATKERA encoded by the coding sequence GTGAACACGGACCTGACCGAACCCGGGGGCGAACGCCCCGCCGCCAGGCCGAGGCCGCGTCGCGACGTGGTCTTCGCGGTGCGTCGCGCCACGCCCGTGCGCCGGCGTGTGCCGTGGCGGCGCTGGGTGGCAGGCGCGGTCATCGTCCTGGTCGCCGGCGCGGGTGGCTGGTGGTTGACGCAGAGCGGTGTCTTCGCCGTCTCGCGCGTGGGGACGGGGGCCTATCGCTTCACCGACGAGAGGGCGCTCAAGTCGGCGCTGACGCCGCTCCTGGGACGCAACCTGTGGGCCCTGGGCGCGGGCGACGTGAAGAAGGCGCTGGCGCCGCTGCCATGGGTGCGCGAGGTGTACGTGCAGCGCCGGTTGCCCGGCGCGGTGGACCTGGAACTGATCGAGTGGCGCCCGCTGCTCGTTGTGGCCGAGACCGGTGCGCCCGCCGATGCGCCGACGCTTGTCCTCGTTGAGGACGGGCGCGTGCTGCCGTTCCCGCCGCGGCTGCCGGCGCCCGACCTGCCGGTGCGCACCTGCAGGCTCGTCGAGCGCAGCGCGAACGGCCCGGCGCGGTTGCCGGCAGAAAGCGTGCCGTCGGTACTGGAACTGGTCGCGGCCCTGGAGTCGAGCGGCCTCGAAGCCGTGAAGCCGGTCGATTTCGTCGTGGCCGGCCCCGAGGGATTCGGGGTCGTGCTGCGTGGCAGGGAAGCCACGCTGCTGGTGGGCCGCGAGGAGTTCGCCGATCGCCTCACGCGCTACCTGACGGCGCGCGCTCACGTGGACTCGAACCTGGTTGTCGACCTGAGGTTCAAGGACCGGCTTACGGTAAGGCCGCAGCCGGTTGTCGAGGATGAGGACGAGGACAAGGACAACGCGGAAGGCGACGAAGCGGCCGACGGTGACGTCCCGTCGGGCCCCGCGTCCGCCGCCGCCAGGAAGAACAAGCCCGCCACCAAGGAGCGCGCATGA